The Streptomyces europaeiscabiei genome window below encodes:
- a CDS encoding fumarylacetoacetate hydrolase family protein, whose amino-acid sequence MKSAATSALFTPFSGPFAIGTLSAPAEARFPGLVTPDGRALDLRTTLDEPALTTLTLLERWDEELPRLHTLAGDPARDWRPLADLVVHAPVEPRQIFQSGANYRQHVIDLAVAHRAPDDPRTVEESRAEVAAVMDKRAAEDLPYVFVGLPTTISGPYDDVVLPDWAEKPDWELELVAVISRPAYRVTVEDALEYVAGYTIANDLTDRATVFRRDMPPIGTDWLRSKNAPGFTPLGPWIVPADSIADPSDLQVTLRLNGETMQDESTKDMVFGVARLVSYISQSAQLLPGDLVLTGSPAGNGIHWGRLLRDGDVMDGSVTGLGAQRTRCVAEEDR is encoded by the coding sequence GTGAAATCCGCAGCCACGTCGGCACTCTTCACCCCCTTCTCCGGACCGTTCGCCATCGGCACCCTTTCGGCACCGGCCGAGGCCAGGTTCCCGGGCCTCGTGACGCCGGACGGCCGAGCGCTCGACCTGCGTACGACACTGGACGAACCCGCGTTGACCACGCTCACGCTTCTGGAGCGCTGGGACGAGGAGTTGCCCCGCCTGCACACCCTCGCCGGGGACCCGGCGCGCGACTGGCGGCCGCTGGCGGACCTGGTGGTGCACGCGCCCGTCGAGCCCCGGCAGATCTTCCAGTCCGGCGCCAACTACCGGCAGCACGTGATCGACCTGGCGGTCGCACACCGCGCCCCGGACGACCCGCGCACCGTCGAGGAGTCCCGCGCCGAGGTCGCGGCGGTCATGGACAAGCGGGCTGCCGAGGACCTCCCGTACGTCTTCGTCGGCCTGCCGACCACGATCAGCGGTCCCTACGACGACGTGGTACTACCCGACTGGGCCGAGAAGCCCGACTGGGAACTGGAGCTGGTCGCGGTGATCTCCCGCCCCGCCTACCGGGTCACCGTGGAGGATGCGCTGGAGTACGTCGCGGGCTACACCATCGCCAACGACCTGACCGACCGCGCGACCGTCTTCCGCCGGGACATGCCCCCGATCGGCACCGACTGGCTGCGCAGCAAGAACGCCCCCGGCTTCACCCCACTCGGCCCGTGGATCGTCCCGGCCGACTCCATCGCCGACCCGTCCGACCTTCAGGTCACCCTGAGACTCAACGGCGAGACCATGCAGGACGAGTCCACCAAGGACATGGTCTTCGGCGTCGCACGGCTGGTCTCGTACATCTCCCAGAGCGCCCAACTCCTGCCCGGCGACCTGGTTCTGACCGGCAGCCCGGCCGGAAACGGCATCCACTGGGGCCGGCTGCTGCGCGACGGAGACGTGATGGACGGCTCGGTCACCGGGCTCGGCGCCCAGCGCACCCGCTGTGTCGCGGAGGAGGACCGATGA
- a CDS encoding DedA family protein: protein MNALSDILGHLSPAAAYTVVAAAVLAESILLIGAFVPTLTLLLTAGALARTGHVNLLLVIAAAAGAVVAGDFLAHRTGRYLGDRLRGGHMGRRVPDAAWGRAETLMTRHGGRAVFAARFLPVVRTLAPHSAGATRLPYRRIAPYSVVAACVWATAEAGVGYAAATSLQRVLTLGGPALALVALTAIGGSLLWRRRRRPSPPTQETASEPATKPSGHAQAGLTRPAS, encoded by the coding sequence GTGAACGCGCTCTCCGACATCCTCGGCCACCTCTCGCCGGCCGCGGCGTACACGGTGGTGGCCGCTGCGGTCCTGGCCGAGTCGATCCTTCTGATCGGTGCTTTCGTCCCGACGCTGACCCTGCTCCTGACCGCCGGCGCGCTGGCCCGCACCGGCCACGTCAACCTTCTCCTCGTCATCGCAGCCGCAGCCGGTGCCGTGGTGGCGGGTGACTTCCTCGCCCATCGCACCGGCAGGTACCTCGGAGACCGGCTGCGCGGCGGCCACATGGGCCGTCGCGTTCCGGATGCCGCGTGGGGCAGGGCCGAGACGCTGATGACGCGCCACGGCGGCCGGGCGGTCTTCGCGGCCCGCTTCCTGCCGGTGGTGCGCACCCTCGCCCCGCACTCCGCGGGCGCCACCCGCCTGCCCTACAGGCGCATCGCTCCTTACAGCGTCGTCGCCGCCTGTGTGTGGGCCACAGCGGAGGCGGGTGTCGGATACGCCGCCGCGACCTCTCTCCAGCGCGTTCTCACGCTGGGCGGCCCCGCCCTCGCCCTGGTCGCTCTGACGGCGATCGGGGGCTCGCTGCTGTGGCGAAGAAGGCGCCGCCCGTCTCCTCCGACCCAGGAAACGGCGTCCGAGCCCGCCACGAAGCCCTCCGGCCATGCTCAGGCGGGCCTGACGCGGCCGGCGTCGTAG
- a CDS encoding winged helix-turn-helix transcriptional regulator translates to MEWIEASTDNCPVQRTLDVVGEKWTLLILRDAVNGVRRFDDFHRHIGLSEAVLSDRLRKLTAAGVMKTVPYQEPGSRPRNEYRLTRKGWDLWPVLMALTQWGEAYALSSEGPVLDIRHTDCDAPVRVVVECSAEHSALTPAEVTARPGPGARLRS, encoded by the coding sequence ATGGAGTGGATTGAGGCGAGCACGGACAACTGCCCCGTCCAGCGCACACTCGACGTGGTCGGAGAGAAATGGACGCTGCTGATCCTGCGTGACGCCGTCAACGGAGTCCGCCGCTTCGACGACTTCCACCGCCACATCGGCCTCTCGGAAGCCGTCCTCAGCGACCGGCTCCGGAAACTGACCGCGGCCGGCGTCATGAAGACCGTCCCCTACCAGGAGCCCGGCAGCCGCCCCCGCAACGAGTACCGCCTGACCCGTAAGGGCTGGGACCTGTGGCCCGTCCTGATGGCACTGACCCAGTGGGGCGAGGCCTACGCCCTCAGCTCCGAGGGGCCGGTACTGGACATCCGGCACACCGACTGCGACGCCCCGGTCCGCGTCGTCGTCGAATGCTCCGCGGAACACTCCGCCCTCACCCCCGCGGAAGTCACCGCCCGACCGGGACCAGGGGCCCGCCTCCGATCGTGA
- a CDS encoding class I SAM-dependent methyltransferase gives MNDWTTSHDRVLAQRNAEGWMFLIEAARDLRTTGAIAPSGKALARVLTDPVRAQAPHPLAVLEAGAGTGPVTRALIPQLSRGSRLDIVEANPRFAARLRRLVTTHPHLTGASTQVNVHQTYVEQLDTDQRYDVIVSGLPLTNFTPAQVERIMARYLELLHPGGTLTYFAYLGTRRARALTASRAEARRHAAVDEIMAGYQRTYATGRWTVWANLPPAYVWHLQRPFVSADQLAPRPDGASR, from the coding sequence ATGAACGACTGGACCACTTCCCACGACCGTGTCCTGGCGCAGCGCAATGCCGAAGGCTGGATGTTCCTGATCGAGGCGGCCCGTGATCTGCGCACCACGGGTGCCATAGCCCCCAGCGGCAAGGCCCTGGCCCGCGTGCTCACCGACCCCGTACGGGCTCAGGCGCCCCACCCGCTGGCAGTCCTGGAAGCCGGTGCCGGCACCGGCCCGGTCACCCGGGCCCTGATACCGCAGCTGTCCCGAGGCAGCCGCCTGGACATCGTCGAGGCCAACCCGCGTTTCGCCGCGCGACTGCGCCGTCTCGTCACCACGCACCCGCACCTGACAGGCGCGTCTACGCAGGTGAACGTGCATCAGACGTACGTGGAGCAGCTCGACACCGACCAACGGTACGACGTCATCGTCTCCGGGCTGCCCCTGACCAACTTCACGCCTGCGCAGGTCGAGCGCATCATGGCCCGCTACCTGGAGCTCCTCCACCCCGGTGGCACACTGACCTACTTCGCCTACCTCGGCACCCGCAGGGCCCGCGCCCTGACGGCATCGCGAGCCGAAGCCCGCCGCCACGCCGCCGTGGACGAGATCATGGCCGGCTACCAGCGCACCTACGCCACGGGCCGCTGGACGGTATGGGCCAACCTTCCCCCCGCCTACGTCTGGCATCTGCAACGACCCTTCGTCTCCGCGGACCAACTCGCGCCGCGGCCGGACGGGGCGAGTCGGTGA
- a CDS encoding PaaI family thioesterase, which translates to MGRMRTYQWEDPAILAEAAGRMAGIDFLRELKAGRLPGPPINYSIDFTLDEVEPGRAVFSLTPGEEHYNPIGSVHGGIFATLLDSAAGCAVQSTLPQGMAYTSLDLTVKFLRRITVETGTVRAIGTVVSKGRQTALAQAQLVDVKDRLLAHATSSCMLFPVPPSQG; encoded by the coding sequence GTGGGACGGATGCGTACGTATCAATGGGAAGATCCCGCGATTCTTGCGGAGGCCGCCGGACGCATGGCCGGCATCGACTTCCTGCGCGAGCTGAAGGCGGGGCGACTGCCGGGGCCGCCCATCAACTACTCCATCGACTTCACCCTGGACGAGGTGGAGCCCGGCAGGGCGGTCTTCTCCCTCACGCCGGGTGAGGAGCACTACAACCCGATCGGCAGCGTGCACGGCGGCATCTTCGCCACCCTGCTCGACTCGGCGGCGGGTTGTGCCGTCCAGTCCACCCTCCCGCAGGGCATGGCGTACACCTCGCTCGACCTGACGGTGAAGTTCCTGCGGCGGATCACGGTGGAGACGGGTACGGTACGCGCCATCGGCACGGTGGTCAGCAAGGGCCGTCAAACCGCCCTCGCCCAGGCGCAGTTGGTCGACGTGAAGGACCGCCTGCTCGCCCACGCCACCAGCAGCTGCATGCTCTTCCCGGTGCCGCCCTCCCAGGGGTGA
- a CDS encoding cyclase family protein, protein MSADRIDRTDPETAIDEAAKAYSNWGRWGEDDVLGTLNFLDEAKRREGAALIRDGVSFSLSQAFDMDGPQKGWRRRTNPVHTMLATGTDAALGGQGFPHGFGGADDVIAMPLQCSTQWDGLGHIFDHGKAWNGRPAEKVVTSEGDLVTGIEHMAPHVAGRGVLLDVGLVVGQDGELPDGFAITEEHLTETAASHGVSVGRGDLVLVRTGRLTRARHEGWGDYAGGPAPGLSFSTAGWLHRSEIAGIATDTWGFEVRPNEFDHAFQPLHQVAIPHIGLLIGEMWDLDALAAHSAADGRYEFWLTAAPLPITGSVGSPVNPIAVK, encoded by the coding sequence ATGAGCGCCGACCGTATCGACCGTACGGATCCCGAGACGGCGATCGACGAGGCCGCCAAGGCGTACTCGAACTGGGGCCGCTGGGGCGAGGACGACGTGCTCGGCACGCTCAACTTCCTCGACGAGGCCAAGCGCCGCGAGGGCGCGGCCCTGATCCGCGACGGCGTCAGCTTCTCCTTGTCCCAGGCCTTCGACATGGACGGCCCGCAGAAAGGCTGGCGGCGGCGTACCAATCCGGTGCACACCATGCTCGCCACCGGCACCGACGCAGCCCTGGGCGGCCAGGGCTTTCCGCACGGTTTCGGTGGCGCCGACGACGTGATCGCCATGCCCTTGCAGTGCTCCACCCAATGGGACGGCCTCGGGCACATCTTCGATCACGGCAAGGCGTGGAACGGCCGCCCGGCGGAGAAGGTTGTCACCTCCGAAGGCGACCTGGTCACCGGCATCGAGCACATGGCACCGCACGTCGCCGGGCGGGGCGTCCTCCTTGACGTGGGTCTGGTCGTCGGCCAGGACGGCGAACTGCCCGACGGCTTCGCCATCACCGAGGAGCACCTGACCGAAACCGCAGCCTCGCACGGTGTGAGCGTCGGTCGTGGCGACCTGGTCCTCGTGCGCACCGGGCGGCTGACCCGCGCCCGCCACGAAGGCTGGGGCGACTACGCGGGCGGGCCGGCGCCGGGGCTGAGCTTCAGCACGGCCGGCTGGCTTCACCGGAGCGAGATCGCCGGGATCGCCACCGACACCTGGGGCTTCGAGGTGCGGCCCAACGAGTTCGACCACGCCTTCCAGCCGCTGCACCAGGTCGCCATCCCCCACATCGGTCTGCTCATCGGTGAGATGTGGGACCTCGACGCCCTCGCCGCACATAGCGCCGCCGACGGCCGGTACGAGTTCTGGCTCACCGCCGCGCCGCTGCCCATCACCGGATCCGTCGGCTCACCGGTGAATCCCATCGCCGTCAAGTAG
- a CDS encoding response regulator, which translates to MIRTMIVDDDALVRLGLADLLDGDPGIEVVAQAPDGLKAIEQATAHRIDVALVDVRMPRMDGITATARLRALPHPPKVIILTTFDLDEYVYNALAAGADGFLLKDTDPAEILRAVHLVAAGSAMLHPTAARRLIDRYHAANQPEATAAKARLDRLTPREREVLTLLAHGDTNADIATRLAMRESTVKAHVSRILTALEVTNRVQAALVARDAGLASS; encoded by the coding sequence ATGATCCGCACCATGATCGTCGACGACGACGCCCTGGTCCGCCTCGGCCTGGCCGACCTCCTCGACGGCGACCCCGGCATCGAGGTCGTCGCCCAGGCCCCCGACGGCCTGAAGGCCATCGAACAGGCCACCGCCCACCGCATCGACGTCGCCCTCGTCGACGTACGCATGCCCCGCATGGACGGCATCACCGCCACCGCCCGCCTGCGAGCCCTTCCCCACCCGCCGAAGGTGATCATCCTCACCACCTTCGACCTCGACGAGTACGTCTACAACGCCCTCGCCGCCGGAGCCGACGGCTTCCTGCTGAAGGACACCGACCCCGCCGAAATACTGCGCGCCGTCCACCTGGTGGCCGCCGGCTCGGCCATGCTCCACCCCACCGCGGCCCGCCGTCTCATCGACCGCTACCACGCCGCCAACCAGCCCGAAGCAACCGCCGCCAAGGCCCGGCTGGACCGGCTCACCCCCCGCGAACGCGAGGTGCTCACCCTGCTCGCGCACGGCGACACCAACGCCGACATCGCCACTCGCCTCGCCATGCGCGAGAGCACCGTCAAGGCCCATGTCAGCCGCATCCTGACCGCGCTGGAAGTCACCAACCGCGTCCAGGCCGCCCTCGTGGCCCGCGACGCCGGCCTCGCCTCATCATGA
- a CDS encoding substrate-binding domain-containing protein has product MTTVRYDFGEAARRALELLVAQIEGGPRTGTLVALEPELVVRGSSGPPT; this is encoded by the coding sequence TTGACCACGGTGCGGTATGACTTCGGCGAGGCCGCGCGTCGCGCGCTGGAACTCCTTGTCGCCCAGATCGAGGGCGGGCCGAGAACAGGAACCCTGGTCGCGCTGGAGCCCGAACTGGTTGTACGGGGCAGCAGCGGCCCTCCTACCTGA
- a CDS encoding LysR family transcriptional regulator produces the protein MNLASLDLNLVVALRALLQERNVTRAGQRIGLSQPAMSAALARLRRHFDDDLLARVGGGYELTALGQALLDRTTTACDLLERVFASQAEFNPSREEREFTLIASDYAVAVFGIELARTVQAEAPGIRLRFKQVPNEFIDSTGSLLSSVDGLLLPHGIIRGFPTVELYQDSWVFLVADDNPEVGEQLTLDDLARLPWVTYQRAYDAPAARQIAMLGIEPRVAVSVDSFQLMPLLVAGTRRVALFQRRLADELDGMAPVRIMEPPYDAVPLQQALWWHPVHMHDAAHMWLRETTTRVAEMMEAGRPMISRPPK, from the coding sequence GTGAACTTGGCCAGCCTGGACCTCAACCTCGTCGTTGCCCTGCGCGCACTCCTGCAGGAGCGCAACGTCACCAGGGCCGGCCAGCGCATCGGGCTCAGTCAACCCGCGATGAGCGCGGCCCTGGCCCGGCTGCGTCGCCACTTCGACGACGACCTGCTCGCCCGGGTGGGCGGAGGGTACGAACTGACCGCCCTCGGGCAGGCCCTCCTCGACCGAACCACCACTGCATGCGACCTGCTGGAGCGCGTCTTCGCCAGTCAGGCCGAATTCAACCCCTCCCGCGAGGAACGCGAGTTCACGCTGATCGCCTCGGACTATGCGGTTGCTGTATTCGGCATCGAACTCGCCCGCACCGTCCAAGCCGAGGCACCAGGCATACGGCTAAGGTTCAAACAGGTACCGAACGAATTCATCGACAGCACCGGGTCGCTGCTCAGCAGCGTGGACGGGCTGCTGCTGCCCCACGGCATCATTCGCGGCTTCCCCACGGTCGAGCTCTACCAGGACAGCTGGGTCTTCCTGGTCGCGGACGACAACCCGGAGGTCGGCGAGCAGCTCACCCTCGACGACCTGGCCCGGCTGCCGTGGGTGACGTACCAACGAGCCTACGACGCCCCCGCCGCCCGCCAGATCGCCATGCTCGGCATCGAGCCGCGCGTGGCGGTCTCCGTCGACAGTTTCCAGCTGATGCCACTCCTGGTCGCAGGCACCCGTCGGGTAGCTCTCTTTCAGAGGCGTCTCGCCGACGAGCTGGACGGAATGGCACCCGTCCGCATCATGGAACCGCCCTATGACGCCGTGCCGCTCCAGCAGGCCTTGTGGTGGCATCCGGTCCACATGCACGACGCGGCGCACATGTGGCTGCGGGAGACGACGACCCGGGTCGCCGAGATGATGGAGGCCGGTCGGCCCATGATCTCCCGTCCGCCGAAATGA
- a CDS encoding FAD-dependent oxidoreductase, with protein sequence MNDPRPRTVLVIGGGASGNAVTVLLRRAGIAVELIEAKPDWNVLGSGITLQGNALRVLREVGVWDKVRESGYAVAAVGLAAPDGTVFHVQQDIRTGGDDLPPIFGMQRPRLQEILCEAVLESGATIRLGITAEELVQDAFGVTARFSDGTEGRYGLVIAADGVGSHTRAMIGISDKPEPTGMAIWRVPAPRPEGVERMDLSYGGPCYIAGYCPTSKNTIYAYLVEANRDRACIDPASYADEMRRLAGPYGGAWPEIAASITDPAKVNYTWFDRLLVEGSWHRGRVVLIGDAAHVCPPTLAQGAAMSLEDASVLAEMLSEEQDWSSLDALLTGFYERRIDRVRMVVEASVQLGQWQLDGVRDADAPGLMGRTMSVLKETP encoded by the coding sequence ATGAACGACCCCCGTCCCCGCACCGTCCTCGTCATAGGCGGCGGCGCGTCCGGCAACGCCGTGACCGTGCTGCTGCGGCGGGCGGGCATCGCCGTGGAACTGATCGAGGCCAAACCCGACTGGAACGTGCTCGGCTCCGGCATCACCCTCCAGGGCAACGCGCTGCGCGTGCTGCGCGAAGTGGGCGTATGGGACAAGGTCCGGGAGAGCGGCTACGCCGTCGCCGCCGTCGGCCTGGCCGCGCCCGACGGGACCGTGTTCCATGTCCAGCAGGACATCCGCACCGGTGGGGACGACCTGCCCCCGATCTTCGGCATGCAGCGGCCCCGGCTCCAGGAGATTCTGTGTGAGGCCGTTCTCGAGAGCGGCGCGACGATACGCCTTGGCATCACCGCCGAGGAACTGGTCCAGGACGCATTCGGCGTCACCGCCCGGTTCAGCGACGGCACCGAGGGCCGCTACGGCCTTGTCATCGCCGCCGACGGCGTCGGCTCGCACACGCGCGCGATGATCGGCATCAGCGACAAACCCGAACCGACCGGCATGGCCATCTGGCGCGTCCCCGCGCCCCGCCCCGAGGGCGTGGAGCGCATGGACCTGTCCTACGGCGGACCGTGCTACATCGCCGGTTACTGCCCCACCAGCAAGAACACCATCTACGCCTACCTCGTCGAGGCCAACCGCGACCGCGCCTGCATCGACCCGGCCTCGTACGCGGACGAGATGCGTCGGCTGGCCGGGCCCTACGGGGGTGCGTGGCCGGAGATCGCCGCGAGCATCACCGACCCCGCCAAGGTCAATTACACCTGGTTCGACCGGCTGCTCGTCGAGGGCTCCTGGCACCGCGGCCGGGTCGTCCTGATCGGTGACGCGGCCCACGTCTGTCCCCCCACGCTCGCGCAGGGCGCGGCCATGTCGCTGGAGGACGCCTCCGTACTGGCCGAGATGCTGAGCGAGGAGCAGGACTGGAGTTCCCTCGACGCCCTGCTGACCGGCTTCTACGAACGCCGGATCGACCGTGTCCGCATGGTGGTCGAAGCGTCCGTGCAACTCGGTCAGTGGCAGCTGGACGGCGTCCGTGACGCCGACGCACCCGGTCTGATGGGCCGCACGATGTCCGTCCTCAAGGAGACCCCGTGA
- a CDS encoding tartrate dehydrogenase, with amino-acid sequence MTAAPRTFRIAAIPADGVGKEVVAAGRAVLDALAENSRDSAEPFAFGWEEFPWGCEYYERTGNMMDDDGLEQLKDFDAIYFGAVGWPTVPDHVSLWGLRLRICQNFDQWANVRPVHFLPGVQSPLRKADDTELDWVVVRENSEGEYAGLGGRNLSARGQGGEVAVQSALFTEVGCERIMRFAFDLACTRARKKVSSVTESNAQQYGMVLWDDVFKRVAADYPNVETESVLVDAMSAKFVLRPEDLSVVVASNLNADILSDLGSALAGSLGLAASANLSPERRFPSMFEPVHGSAPDIAGQGLANPIGAVGSAALMLEHFGLPDQAARLNRAIEATTAAGILTRDVGGTASTEDVTKALIDALNG; translated from the coding sequence ATGACAGCCGCACCCCGCACGTTCCGTATCGCCGCCATCCCCGCCGACGGGGTGGGCAAGGAGGTCGTCGCCGCCGGGCGGGCCGTCCTGGACGCCCTGGCCGAGAACTCCCGGGACTCCGCCGAGCCCTTCGCCTTCGGCTGGGAGGAGTTCCCCTGGGGCTGTGAGTACTACGAGCGCACCGGCAACATGATGGACGACGACGGCCTGGAGCAGCTCAAGGACTTCGACGCGATCTACTTCGGCGCGGTCGGCTGGCCGACCGTCCCCGACCACGTCAGCCTGTGGGGCTTGCGCCTGAGGATCTGCCAGAACTTCGACCAGTGGGCCAACGTCCGGCCCGTGCACTTCCTGCCCGGCGTACAGAGCCCCCTGCGCAAGGCCGACGACACCGAGCTGGACTGGGTCGTCGTCCGCGAGAACAGCGAGGGCGAGTACGCGGGTCTCGGCGGCCGCAACCTCTCCGCTCGCGGACAGGGCGGTGAAGTCGCCGTCCAGTCCGCCCTGTTCACCGAGGTGGGCTGCGAGCGGATCATGCGGTTCGCCTTCGATCTGGCGTGCACCAGGGCGCGAAAGAAGGTCTCCTCCGTCACCGAGAGCAACGCCCAGCAGTACGGCATGGTCCTGTGGGACGACGTCTTCAAGCGCGTCGCCGCCGACTACCCGAACGTCGAGACCGAGAGCGTGCTCGTGGACGCGATGTCCGCAAAGTTCGTCCTGCGCCCCGAGGATCTCTCGGTCGTCGTCGCTTCCAACCTCAACGCCGACATCCTGTCCGACCTCGGCAGCGCCCTGGCCGGCAGCCTGGGCCTGGCGGCCAGCGCCAACCTCAGCCCCGAGCGCCGCTTCCCGAGCATGTTCGAGCCGGTCCACGGCTCCGCCCCGGACATCGCCGGGCAGGGCCTGGCCAACCCCATCGGCGCGGTCGGCAGCGCCGCGCTGATGCTGGAGCACTTCGGCCTGCCCGACCAGGCGGCCCGCCTGAACAGGGCGATCGAGGCCACGACCGCCGCGGGCATCCTCACCCGCGACGTCGGCGGCACCGCCTCGACGGAGGATGTCACCAAGGCCCTCATCGACGCTCTCAACGGCTGA
- a CDS encoding sensor histidine kinase encodes MGQVSSREGSRWAAYGRGAVVALCVLAAALNDIAFEGGYLAPVIITALVCGTALLVPRLRWPVAPLLVTVATAWWGRPLLPMLAIALFDLAVDRRARAAVGCAVAALGASLLSYQATSLWTAQSYAATLVLPVLAVLVGLWLGSRRRLVQALAADVEHLRVESQLREEAARIAERSRIAAEMHDVLAHRLSLIALHTGVLATKSDTLPAPIAERLGLLRTTSVEALTDLRDVLGVLRDSDASPTSAALTPVMREVGELADDARAAGQHIELTTDGPPEQAPTTHRLAVYRIVQEALTNARKHADGAPVTVRIGYGPPATLVEVTNPPGTPRTDTVGSGYGLVGLRERVAALGGHLDSGPAGAGAWRLAARIPHPAGIEQNGTRT; translated from the coding sequence ATGGGCCAGGTGAGCAGCAGAGAAGGCTCCAGGTGGGCGGCCTACGGGCGTGGGGCAGTCGTGGCGTTGTGCGTGCTGGCCGCCGCGCTGAACGACATAGCGTTCGAAGGGGGCTACCTGGCCCCCGTCATCATCACAGCCCTGGTGTGCGGAACGGCCCTGCTCGTGCCCCGGCTGCGATGGCCGGTCGCGCCGTTGTTGGTCACCGTGGCCACGGCATGGTGGGGACGGCCGCTGCTGCCCATGCTGGCCATCGCCCTGTTCGACCTGGCTGTGGACCGCCGGGCGCGGGCGGCCGTGGGCTGCGCAGTCGCCGCGCTGGGCGCCAGCCTGCTCAGCTACCAAGCCACCTCCCTGTGGACGGCGCAGTCCTACGCGGCCACGCTGGTCCTGCCGGTGCTGGCCGTGCTCGTCGGGCTGTGGCTGGGCAGCCGGCGCCGCCTGGTCCAGGCGCTGGCAGCCGACGTCGAGCACCTACGCGTCGAGTCCCAGCTGCGCGAGGAAGCGGCCCGCATCGCGGAACGGTCCCGCATCGCCGCCGAGATGCACGACGTCCTGGCCCACCGCCTGAGCCTCATCGCCCTGCACACCGGTGTGCTGGCCACGAAGAGCGACACACTGCCCGCACCGATCGCCGAACGCCTCGGCCTGCTGCGCACGACATCCGTCGAAGCCCTCACCGATCTGCGCGATGTTCTCGGTGTACTGCGCGACTCCGACGCCTCGCCGACCAGCGCCGCCCTCACGCCGGTGATGAGGGAAGTGGGGGAACTGGCCGACGATGCCCGCGCCGCCGGCCAGCACATCGAGCTGACCACCGACGGCCCTCCCGAGCAGGCTCCCACCACTCACCGCCTGGCCGTGTACCGCATCGTCCAGGAGGCACTGACCAATGCCCGCAAGCACGCCGACGGCGCTCCGGTGACCGTACGCATCGGCTACGGGCCACCCGCCACTCTCGTCGAGGTCACCAACCCCCCTGGCACTCCCCGCACGGACACCGTCGGCAGCGGCTACGGACTCGTCGGCCTGCGCGAACGTGTCGCCGCCCTCGGCGGGCACCTGGACTCCGGGCCGGCCGGCGCGGGCGCCTGGCGGCTGGCCGCACGCATCCCCCACCCCGCCGGCATCGAACAGAACGGCACCCGCACATGA
- a CDS encoding phosphotransferase family protein, with amino-acid sequence MDEVEVVVAHSERATLRVGDVFLKVDADQARIDVEVEAMSLAPVPTPEVLWHKPHVLAIAALPGTTLGRLGGPSTGSPAAWAAAGATIRKLHDAPLPPRPGGAGRSIVALAAQLDDECESLVTNGLLPADLVTRNRQVAEAALRPWTAAFTHGDLQIAHVFVDGDEVTGIIDWSEAGQGDALYDLATFTLGHEEHLDDVIAGYGTDVDLDVIHAWWSLRSLLAVRWLIEHGFDPFASGCEVDVLRSRM; translated from the coding sequence ATGGATGAGGTCGAAGTCGTCGTCGCCCATTCCGAGCGCGCGACTCTGCGCGTCGGCGACGTGTTCCTGAAGGTGGACGCCGATCAGGCGCGCATCGACGTCGAGGTCGAGGCGATGTCCCTCGCGCCGGTCCCGACCCCGGAGGTCCTGTGGCACAAGCCGCACGTGCTCGCGATCGCCGCACTCCCGGGGACGACGCTTGGGCGCCTCGGCGGGCCGTCGACCGGGTCGCCGGCGGCGTGGGCCGCGGCGGGCGCCACCATCCGGAAGCTGCACGACGCGCCGCTGCCGCCCCGGCCCGGCGGGGCCGGCCGGAGCATCGTCGCGCTGGCGGCACAACTCGACGACGAGTGCGAGTCGCTCGTGACGAACGGCCTCCTGCCCGCCGACCTGGTCACCCGCAACCGCCAGGTCGCCGAGGCCGCGCTGCGGCCGTGGACTGCGGCGTTCACGCACGGCGACCTGCAGATCGCGCACGTCTTCGTCGACGGCGACGAGGTCACGGGCATCATCGACTGGTCCGAGGCGGGCCAGGGGGATGCCCTGTACGACCTCGCCACCTTCACGCTCGGACACGAGGAGCACCTCGACGACGTCATCGCCGGCTATGGCACCGACGTCGACCTCGACGTGATCCACGCGTGGTGGTCGCTGCGAAGCCTGCTGGCAGTTCGCTGGCTGATCGAGCACGGCTTCGACCCGTTCGCGTCGGGCTGTGAGGTCGACGTGCTGAGATCCCGGATGTGA